One genomic region from Melioribacteraceae bacterium encodes:
- a CDS encoding nitrilase-related carbon-nitrogen hydrolase has protein sequence MKIALVQQSACEDKNINIEKGVKAVRYAASMGAKIICFAELAFTQFYPQKKTADNFKNLAETIPGPTTKIFTDLAKELNVIIILNLYEIENGNTYDSSPVINVDGGILGTTRMIHITDYENFYEKGYYTPGDNGVKVYNTEFGKIGIAICYDRHYPEYMRALALAGAEIVFIPQAGSVGEWPDGLYEAELKVASFQNGYFTALCNRVGQEEKLIFAGESFVSNPHGKIIARAGSLTDEILICEIDLAEVENSHAKKLFFRDRRPELYSKWFSRIE, from the coding sequence ATGAAAATAGCTTTAGTGCAGCAGTCGGCGTGTGAAGATAAAAATATCAATATAGAAAAAGGCGTTAAGGCTGTCCGGTATGCTGCATCCATGGGCGCCAAAATTATCTGCTTTGCGGAACTGGCTTTCACACAATTTTATCCTCAGAAGAAGACAGCTGATAATTTTAAAAATCTTGCCGAAACCATTCCCGGCCCCACCACAAAAATATTTACCGACCTGGCAAAAGAGCTGAACGTAATCATAATTCTAAATTTATATGAAATTGAAAACGGGAATACATATGACTCCTCGCCTGTAATTAATGTTGACGGCGGAATTCTTGGAACTACAAGGATGATTCATATAACTGATTACGAGAACTTTTACGAAAAAGGATACTATACACCCGGTGATAACGGAGTAAAAGTTTATAACACGGAATTCGGTAAAATCGGAATTGCAATTTGTTACGACCGTCATTATCCGGAATATATGCGCGCACTCGCATTAGCGGGAGCGGAAATAGTTTTTATTCCCCAGGCCGGATCTGTAGGAGAATGGCCCGATGGATTGTATGAAGCCGAACTGAAAGTTGCATCGTTTCAAAACGGGTATTTTACAGCTCTCTGCAACAGGGTCGGTCAGGAGGAAAAATTAATCTTTGCCGGGGAATCGTTTGTCTCGAATCCCCACGGTAAAATAATCGCGAGGGCTGGAAGCTTAACCGATGAAATATTAATCTGCGAAATTGATCTTGCTGAAGTAGAAAATTCGCACGCAAAAAAATTATTCTTCAGGGACCGTAGGCCGGAATTATACTCAAAATGGTTTAGCCGGATTGAGTGA
- a CDS encoding CoA-binding protein has translation MNTEQLIDQFLKQKRIAVAGISRNPQGAVGNLVYKKFKNAGYEVFAINPKADEIEGEKCYRTLKDVPGKPDAVFLSTHPDQSLNVVKECAGLGIKNVWFHRSFGKGSYNEAAEKFCRDNGIDPIIYGCPMMYIAPVDFGHKCIRFFMKVGGKLK, from the coding sequence ATGAACACAGAACAATTAATCGATCAATTTCTTAAACAGAAGAGAATTGCGGTTGCAGGAATTTCAAGGAATCCTCAGGGTGCCGTAGGAAACCTTGTATACAAAAAATTCAAGAATGCAGGATACGAAGTGTTTGCAATCAATCCGAAAGCAGACGAGATAGAAGGAGAAAAATGCTATCGGACATTGAAAGATGTCCCGGGAAAACCGGATGCAGTTTTTCTCTCAACGCATCCCGACCAGTCGTTGAATGTTGTAAAAGAGTGCGCCGGACTGGGAATTAAAAACGTATGGTTTCACCGTTCTTTCGGAAAAGGGAGCTATAATGAAGCGGCTGAAAAATTCTGCCGCGATAATGGAATTGATCCAATTATCTACGGATGCCCGATGATGTACATTGCTCCTGTAGATTTCGGGCATAAGTGCATTAGGTTCTTTATGAAGGTAGGCGGAAAGCTTAAGTAA
- a CDS encoding zf-TFIIB domain-containing protein, translating into MKCPNCNVNLVMSEKKGIEVDYCPECRGIWLDKGELDKIVERSIDFEPQQNIDNDFNRNDYGYQKKYDDDYYKRRRKKSFLGELFDFD; encoded by the coding sequence ATGAAATGTCCTAACTGCAACGTTAATCTTGTAATGTCCGAAAAAAAGGGAATTGAAGTCGATTACTGTCCCGAATGCCGTGGAATCTGGCTAGATAAAGGGGAACTCGATAAAATTGTTGAAAGGTCGATTGATTTTGAGCCCCAGCAGAATATTGACAACGACTTTAACAGGAACGATTACGGCTATCAGAAAAAATATGATGACGATTATTATAAGAGAAGAAGAAAAAAATCCTTTCTTGGCGAGCTATTCGATTTTGATTAG
- a CDS encoding cobalamin-dependent protein (Presence of a B(12) (cobalamin)-binding domain implies dependence on cobalamin itself, in one of its several forms, or in some unusual lineages, dependence on a cobalamin-like analog.), which produces MVSEAIYLHYLDSLLKGDKNQCLQIVSNLIKSNVPLKEIYIQLFQRSMYRVGQMWEKERCTIADEHIATKITESLIESITSQFMNGHHLDKLVVITCIDKEFHELGARMVAGFFEVSGWKTLYLGSNTPQSTLIDLIKEKKPDLLGISNNFYINISRLIKLIEQIRIVAPDLQLLVGGQALSGGQSEILSKYPNVKYIASLDELEEYISYQSAL; this is translated from the coding sequence ATGGTTTCAGAAGCAATATACCTTCATTATCTCGATTCCCTCTTAAAAGGGGATAAAAACCAATGCCTTCAGATAGTCTCCAATCTGATTAAAAGCAATGTTCCCCTTAAGGAAATTTATATTCAATTATTCCAGCGCTCTATGTATCGGGTCGGTCAGATGTGGGAAAAAGAACGATGTACTATTGCCGATGAACATATTGCAACCAAGATTACCGAATCGCTTATTGAATCGATTACATCTCAATTTATGAACGGTCACCACCTTGATAAACTTGTAGTTATTACATGTATCGATAAAGAATTTCACGAACTGGGAGCTAGAATGGTGGCTGGATTTTTTGAAGTTAGCGGATGGAAAACTCTCTACCTCGGATCTAATACACCTCAATCGACGCTTATCGATCTTATAAAGGAAAAAAAACCGGATCTCCTCGGCATCTCAAATAATTTTTATATCAATATTTCCCGCCTCATAAAATTGATAGAACAGATCAGAATCGTTGCACCGGATTTGCAGTTGCTTGTTGGCGGACAGGCTCTGTCAGGCGGACAGTCGGAAATACTGAGTAAATATCCTAATGTAAAATATATTGCTTCGCTTGACGAACTTGAAGAGTATATTTCCTATCAAAGCGCACTCTGA
- a CDS encoding alpha-amylase family glycosyl hydrolase, whose amino-acid sequence MKRALSLFSIIIIIIMTGCSTGEREIKDIIKPVNLIAGRTDSLLISDLFYAEHYQPVFLQNNNVKATYSSGSGMVYFAAAENFSGMTLVDFEFDDRVYSIPVRSRIQQKYRFSYKPLKEYKVLNLFGSFNGWDRGNLPMNDNDGDGIYETEIPLEPGRYQYKFFGDGEELIDPLNNVRVPNGMGDFNSVYTVDESGEKKVFLHINGYSESGGKGMFLFVYESASEGKNLSSENVIGLLNNQKLTEGEIELNGWNIKLTIDIEKLRNAQLLRVAVSENGNVSNLQSVFLVDGKPAPGNNKFLWNDAIIYSLMIDRFNDGDETLNDPILHDSLSMKANYMGGDFKGIINKLNEGYFDSLGINTIWLSPVYDNPNTAYKEAPAPRRWFSGYHGYWPVSSTTTEEKFGTIKQLKELVAIAKSKGIKILLDVVANHVHENHPLVKEKPDWFGELKLPDRRLNLRLWDEFRLTTWFEPYLPKFNYVKSEEAIDFMASNTIWWMKETGADGFRQDAVKHMPNQFWRELTRRIKNEIEIPENKKVYQIGETFGSYELISSYVNNGQLTAQFNFNVYDVALPTFLDDNISFTSLDSEIKKSFLVYGENNLMGNIMDSHDKNRFMAFADGDLEATQWSAIEEGWNNPPEVDNPDNYEKAKLYYAYMNAIPGLPVIYYGSEFGMTGASDPDNRRMMRFGEQLSIHESKMLNDVRRIINIRKNHSALRYGDFYTLASDENIYAFIRSDLNERVLVILNKSNKGQNIQLKIPDHYNVQSTEDLVSGEKKEVVNGTITSIIPPVSYRYIKLN is encoded by the coding sequence ATGAAACGTGCTTTATCACTCTTCAGTATAATAATTATTATAATAATGACGGGTTGCTCAACTGGCGAACGGGAAATAAAAGATATAATAAAACCGGTAAACCTGATTGCCGGCAGAACCGACTCCCTTCTTATTTCAGATCTTTTTTATGCCGAACATTATCAACCAGTCTTTTTGCAAAATAATAATGTGAAAGCAACATATAGTTCCGGAAGCGGGATGGTCTACTTTGCCGCAGCAGAAAATTTTTCAGGAATGACACTGGTCGATTTTGAATTTGATGACCGGGTCTATTCGATTCCGGTGAGGTCAAGAATTCAGCAGAAGTACAGGTTTTCTTATAAGCCGTTAAAGGAATATAAGGTTTTAAATCTGTTCGGAAGTTTCAACGGATGGGACCGCGGAAATCTGCCGATGAATGACAATGACGGCGACGGAATTTATGAAACCGAAATTCCTCTTGAACCGGGCCGGTATCAATACAAGTTTTTCGGCGACGGGGAGGAACTGATCGATCCGCTCAATAATGTAAGGGTTCCTAACGGCATGGGCGATTTTAATTCTGTTTATACTGTTGATGAAAGCGGTGAGAAAAAAGTGTTTCTTCACATTAACGGTTATAGTGAATCAGGCGGCAAAGGGATGTTCCTCTTTGTTTATGAAAGTGCATCGGAAGGAAAAAATCTTTCTTCCGAAAATGTAATTGGGCTTCTCAACAATCAAAAATTGACTGAAGGAGAAATTGAACTTAACGGCTGGAATATTAAGCTTACAATTGATATCGAAAAATTACGGAACGCTCAACTTCTTAGAGTTGCTGTTTCGGAAAATGGAAATGTTTCGAATTTACAGTCGGTATTTCTTGTGGATGGTAAACCGGCTCCGGGAAACAACAAGTTCTTGTGGAACGACGCAATAATCTATTCCCTTATGATTGACCGTTTTAACGATGGGGATGAAACTTTAAACGATCCTATTCTTCACGATTCCCTTTCGATGAAAGCGAATTATATGGGAGGCGATTTTAAAGGAATTATCAACAAGCTGAACGAAGGATATTTCGACTCACTGGGAATCAACACGATCTGGCTTTCGCCTGTATACGATAATCCGAATACCGCGTATAAAGAAGCGCCCGCGCCGAGGCGGTGGTTCTCGGGCTATCACGGTTACTGGCCTGTTAGTTCAACAACAACCGAGGAGAAGTTCGGCACTATTAAACAATTAAAAGAACTCGTAGCCATTGCCAAATCGAAAGGAATTAAAATACTTCTTGATGTCGTTGCCAACCATGTTCACGAAAATCATCCGCTTGTAAAAGAAAAACCGGATTGGTTCGGAGAGCTTAAACTTCCGGACAGAAGGCTGAATCTCCGCTTGTGGGATGAGTTCCGGCTGACTACCTGGTTCGAACCCTATCTTCCGAAATTCAACTATGTTAAGTCGGAAGAGGCAATTGATTTTATGGCATCGAACACAATATGGTGGATGAAGGAAACGGGAGCCGACGGATTCCGGCAGGATGCCGTTAAACATATGCCCAATCAGTTCTGGCGGGAGCTTACAAGAAGGATTAAAAACGAAATTGAAATCCCGGAAAACAAAAAAGTTTATCAGATCGGCGAAACATTCGGCAGTTACGAACTGATAAGCTCTTATGTAAACAACGGGCAATTAACCGCGCAGTTCAATTTTAATGTTTATGATGTGGCCCTTCCAACGTTTCTTGATGATAATATTTCCTTTACATCGCTCGATTCAGAAATTAAAAAATCTTTCCTCGTTTACGGCGAGAACAATTTAATGGGAAATATTATGGACAGCCACGATAAAAACCGTTTCATGGCATTTGCCGACGGAGATCTCGAAGCTACTCAATGGAGCGCGATTGAAGAGGGCTGGAATAATCCGCCTGAAGTTGATAACCCGGATAATTATGAAAAAGCAAAATTATATTATGCTTATATGAATGCGATTCCCGGCCTTCCGGTAATTTACTACGGAAGCGAGTTCGGAATGACGGGTGCTTCCGACCCTGATAACAGGAGAATGATGAGATTCGGCGAACAGCTAAGTATTCACGAAAGCAAAATGCTGAATGATGTAAGAAGAATTATTAATATCAGAAAAAATCATTCCGCTCTCCGGTACGGCGATTTTTATACTCTGGCGTCAGATGAAAATATCTATGCATTTATCCGGTCCGATTTGAATGAAAGAGTCCTGGTGATCTTAAATAAAAGTAATAAGGGACAGAATATTCAACTGAAGATCCCCGATCATTATAATGTACAATCAACTGAAGATCTGGTTTCGGGTGAGAAAAAGGAAGTTGTAAACGGCACTATCACTTCAATAATACCTCCTGTAAGTTACAGGTATATTAAATTGAATTGA
- a CDS encoding Xaa-Pro peptidase family protein: protein MSKELVLEKIDQAVKILKEKEIDMWMTFVRETGNIKDPMLDMIVGTNATWQSAFIITRTGETHAIIGSLELENMKQVGTYKNIHPYLKSIKEKFLEVINHIKPDKIAINFSRNSSLADGMTYGLYLELLDHFNGTDYASKLISSEEIVAALRGRKSQSEINNIKEAIKETLVIFDEVTRFLKPGLTEKQVASFVREIVDRKGYQLAWDKDYCPSVFSGPNTAGAHAGPTDRTIEPGHVINMDFGIKMNGYCSDLQRTWYVLRPGETKAPDEVQKGFDVIRESITRSANAMKPGKKGWEIDEVARNYIQINGYDEFPHGLGHQVGRACHDGGCLMGPKWERYNNLPYLQIEEGNVFTIEPRLTIENYGIATIEEMVVVTKDGIEWLSERQNEIYLIK, encoded by the coding sequence ATGAGCAAGGAATTAGTACTGGAAAAAATCGACCAGGCGGTTAAGATACTTAAAGAAAAAGAGATAGATATGTGGATGACTTTCGTAAGAGAGACCGGAAATATTAAAGACCCGATGCTGGATATGATTGTTGGAACCAATGCTACCTGGCAGTCGGCATTTATTATTACACGAACTGGCGAGACACATGCAATTATAGGGTCTCTAGAGCTTGAAAATATGAAACAGGTAGGCACATATAAAAACATTCACCCGTATCTAAAATCGATCAAAGAGAAATTTCTTGAAGTGATCAATCATATTAAACCCGATAAGATCGCTATCAACTTTTCGCGCAACTCAAGTCTTGCAGACGGAATGACATACGGATTATATCTCGAATTGCTGGATCATTTCAACGGAACCGATTACGCCTCAAAGCTTATCTCCTCCGAAGAGATCGTTGCCGCGCTCCGGGGTAGAAAATCCCAGTCTGAAATAAACAATATCAAAGAGGCTATTAAAGAAACACTTGTTATCTTCGACGAGGTTACAAGATTTCTCAAGCCGGGATTGACCGAAAAACAGGTCGCCTCTTTCGTACGGGAAATTGTAGACAGGAAAGGATATCAGTTAGCGTGGGATAAGGATTATTGCCCTTCCGTATTCTCCGGTCCGAATACTGCCGGCGCTCATGCCGGCCCTACCGACAGAACGATAGAACCGGGGCATGTGATTAATATGGACTTCGGAATAAAGATGAATGGTTACTGCTCCGATCTTCAGAGAACCTGGTATGTTCTGCGTCCGGGCGAAACAAAAGCACCCGATGAAGTTCAAAAAGGATTTGATGTTATCAGAGAATCAATTACCCGCTCGGCAAATGCAATGAAACCGGGCAAAAAAGGTTGGGAGATTGACGAAGTCGCCCGCAATTACATACAGATAAACGGTTACGACGAATTCCCGCACGGCCTCGGTCACCAGGTCGGCAGGGCTTGCCACGACGGGGGATGTTTAATGGGTCCGAAGTGGGAGCGGTACAATAATCTGCCTTACCTTCAAATTGAAGAGGGGAATGTATTCACAATTGAACCGCGCCTTACAATTGAAAATTACGGTATAGCAACAATTGAAGAAATGGTGGTTGTAACAAAAGACGGTATTGAGTGGTTATCTGAAAGACAGAATGAAATTTATTTGATCAAATAA
- a CDS encoding phosphatase PAP2-related protein, which yields MINLSEIKSAWRISLSDSSFRTRFFITAAVLIFVLLSLARFLDYNEELSGFAFKDPLLSLFEPIDLTWFTFGLIYISLIVALVSISHYPENLLIALQSYSLVFFFRLCTIFLLPLDEPSSTISLTDPFVEFFGGGETLHRDLFFSGHTATMFIFYLTSVNKTMRKIFLFATVLVAIAVLIQHVHYTIDVVAAPFFAYTSYRIALLISSGKKIF from the coding sequence TTGATCAATCTCAGTGAAATAAAATCCGCCTGGAGAATCAGTCTCTCCGATTCCAGTTTCCGTACCCGCTTTTTTATTACGGCAGCAGTTTTAATCTTCGTACTTCTGAGTCTAGCCCGTTTTCTTGATTACAATGAGGAGCTATCAGGATTTGCTTTTAAAGATCCGCTATTGAGCTTATTCGAACCGATCGACTTGACCTGGTTTACATTCGGACTTATCTATATATCGCTTATTGTTGCGCTTGTATCAATCTCACATTACCCGGAAAATCTTTTAATAGCACTTCAGTCATACAGCCTTGTTTTCTTTTTCCGGCTTTGTACAATTTTTCTTTTACCTCTGGACGAACCGTCATCTACTATATCCCTAACCGATCCTTTCGTAGAGTTTTTCGGCGGTGGTGAGACTCTTCACCGCGACCTTTTCTTTTCCGGTCATACAGCAACAATGTTCATTTTTTACCTTACCAGCGTCAATAAGACGATGCGAAAAATATTTCTTTTTGCTACGGTTCTTGTTGCTATTGCCGTACTTATCCAGCATGTTCATTATACAATCGACGTGGTTGCCGCTCCGTTTTTTGCTTATACCTCCTACAGAATCGCTCTTTTGATTTCGTCTGGGAAAAAAATCTTTTAA